The Labilibaculum sp. sequence GGCTTTTAATCATTTGCATTCTGAATGCCAGTTTGCTGAACAGGCAGATAATCTTTTTAATCTGAAACATTTATTTGAATTAATTATTGGTCATACAAAATAATACATCTATGAGTGCGATATATCGGGAATTAACAAAAATAAAAGAGTTGATAGAAGAGCTGGGGTTTACAATCTCTTATCCTTATGATGATTTGTTATTTGTAGACAGTAATGCCATTTTGATTCAGTTTAACGATTTGAAGAAAGATTCCTTTTTTGCATTTTTTAATGAAAGTATGAACGATGCTGTTACCACCGATTTGGAGGAGAAAATGAAAGGACTGGCTCTTATTAAAAAGCTTGAAATTAAATCGAAGGGGAGGTTTCAAATGAAGCAAAAGGAGGGGAGCCAGGAAGAGTTGGAGCTGGAATTTATTTCTTGAACGTTTCAACTAGATAATTTTCATCAATAAAATTTTGAAATTTTTCTTTGTACCGATCACTTATTGCAATGTAAACATCATTAAAGATGATTCGGTTTTGTTTAAATGAAAAATAATGATGAGGGATTAAAGGCAATCGGGGAATTGGATGAGTATGATCACGATATACTCGTTACTGTTTTGAAGAAAACAAATACGAGATCTGATATACGGAATTACGGTGATATAAGATAGTTAGCTGTTGCTTGAAAATATAAATGGCCATCTGTTTCAGATGGCCATTATTAGTTAAATTTGACTTGTTGAAGGTAGAGAATTATGAAAATTCCAACCATGAACTTCCGTCTTGATATTCATCAACACTTGAAATTGAACAATTGTTGTGGTAAGAATAGATCAGGTTGTTAATGTCTTGCTGAAGAGAAGACAAACAGTTTTCAATTAAGTCTTTTCTGAATCCTTTTTCAGCAAGATCAATTACTAATCCTGCCGATATAATTCTACCTATAGTTCTTCCTAAATCAACTAATTTGCGTTGTGGCAAGTCGGTGTTTAATGAAAAATCCGTTTGCTTTTTAAAGAATTCGGATGCTTTGCTTGTCAAGTCGAAGTTTTTTAGAAATTGAAACAAGTTGAATTCTTTTTTCTTCTTCATTAGTTTGATTACCATTTCTGAGATTTGAGTGTAGAGCATTTCATTTGCTCCTTCAAAAATTTGAAATGGGCGACTATCTACAATTCCTCTGCCACCAATATGACTGAGGCGATAGCCTTTTGCTCCTGAAAGTTGAACAAGTGTTTGAGCAGATTCCTGCATTAAATCAGTCACAATGGTTTTCACACTATTGGCCTCAATTCCATCGGCAGAAAGATCATTTTCTATGCTGCTTTTTGTGCTGCTTCTGGAACAAAATGCCGAGCATATGGTGAAGGCACTTTGGATTTTAGAAATTTGAAATTGTACCTGATCGTAAGAGATTAAGCTCTTGCCGGCAACTATTCTGTTTTTACATTGATCCAAAGCTTCATCCATCATTCTTTTTATAAAACCGAGTCCCATACCTGGGAATTGCATTCTGCTCCGGTGCAAAATATCAAGCATCATTTTAATTCCTGTAGTTTCAGGATTTAATTTGAAATTTTTAGGTATTTCTAAATCCAGCTTGTTTTTTCCATAAGGAATCATGTATAGGCCGAGGTTGTCGTAGTATTCCTCAACAACAACTTGTTGGTTTTTTTGAGTCACATCGCAAATAAAAAAATCGATATCTCTGCCCAGTTGTCCATCCTGCTTTTGATGACGGGATGTAATCAGCCAATAATCGGCCAAACCGGTAAGTCCTTGCCAATGTTTCGTTCCTTTAATATGAAAACGATCGTCCTTCTCAGTGTATGAAGTTTGCATATTTAAAGCACCACTGCCATGTTCAGGTTCAGTAATCATTAAACCTCCCATATTTTGTTTGGTAAGGAAGCGTTGAAAAATATCTTTTTTTACGATCTCATTTGCATATTTGGCTACAGGTTCCAGAAAGAGACCTATATTAATTCCAAAGGTTAGCGATAAAGGAAGAGATTCATATGCTGCAGAGGCTAATATGCCAAGACATTCTTTTACTTTAATGCCACGTCCACCATAGCTTTCAGGAATTGCTACCGAGAAAGGATTTCCAGACATAATCTCCCTCATTACCAAGGGGGGCAAACCGCGTTGCGAACTAAATT is a genomic window containing:
- a CDS encoding acyl-CoA dehydrogenase family protein, yielding MSTNFSEYIQAFEKTLKSVFHERDDIDKFSSQRGLPPLVMREIMSGNPFSVAIPESYGGRGIKVKECLGILASAAYESLPLSLTFGINIGLFLEPVAKYANEIVKKDIFQRFLTKQNMGGLMITEPEHGSGALNMQTSYTEKDDRFHIKGTKHWQGLTGLADYWLITSRHQKQDGQLGRDIDFFICDVTQKNQQVVVEEYYDNLGLYMIPYGKNKLDLEIPKNFKLNPETTGIKMMLDILHRSRMQFPGMGLGFIKRMMDEALDQCKNRIVAGKSLISYDQVQFQISKIQSAFTICSAFCSRSSTKSSIENDLSADGIEANSVKTIVTDLMQESAQTLVQLSGAKGYRLSHIGGRGIVDSRPFQIFEGANEMLYTQISEMVIKLMKKKKEFNLFQFLKNFDLTSKASEFFKKQTDFSLNTDLPQRKLVDLGRTIGRIISAGLVIDLAEKGFRKDLIENCLSSLQQDINNLIYSYHNNCSISSVDEYQDGSSWLEFS